One stretch of Carassius gibelio isolate Cgi1373 ecotype wild population from Czech Republic chromosome B1, carGib1.2-hapl.c, whole genome shotgun sequence DNA includes these proteins:
- the lmo7b gene encoding LIM domain only protein 7b isoform X6: MEWRQQSAVSCELAFQEAQRWLEEVTKKGFGSKSFRVALEDGVLLCDLINKLKPGIIRRVNRLSTPIAGLDNVNVFLKACEKLGLNEAQLFHPGDLQDVSTRVNVRHEEESRRLKNVLITIYWLGRKAQSDPFYTGPQLNLKAFEGLLGTALSKALEESVQSKSSVRDSGYAEGWFSDREDLFSLKQAGYRREDSVESLDSVESHTLSVASDCTLTAGSEGCCSDAEAEHCFRMAEGSKSDAPIRERVHVPSALRKKRQEYQQGSRSYAVNLTRFPMRHSRYTGSKSMGDIPLEPIPQESDTCFSFDQLESQHSHQRSVGEVTLDPSAIRRVQHEQLQSFRDRIKEGEAKWHEDLNRWKSRRRSANFNLHKKFEEREQIELISSGGGTSAIRTSQLTEVPEESSNMPGPMRDAGSSVSSTGWSTTWASPLTYGTSSALTGGTDAETTDSAGKFFTPPSAVVSERSSLTSLATMDPEPYKRQGPDFSCRAGLLESFYAGGARVSATLPRGFRRSESSSRLSMGVTPRPFGAKPSKGSSLPRAYSMDDSYKSLFSGNRDHSIIPSFLSGQGRVTASADTGHFRSSTHPIKKEERRDGRLSAPPINLFVTKVTTATSNVQTSPVVSETRDFKVGQSEMRVCLNQKPNSGRDFGFKAHWDSTGARVKSVQPGGPAELCGLLMGDEIVALGGCRVAEMNYEQFKGSMNTAHQKGTLLMDIRRHGQNDWGSDQPSLPYKSHKTINLTSANSTLVGRPEQYVSISTTSPVETMVKTQVNGQPANGMVNGRIQDNPVSLRNKGGSESAISDLQVPSISTTSSRWSWDHEGERRRQEKWQMEQERLLQEKYRRDQEKLEEEWRRAQQELYGEEHSGTEEQKCTDVPSNGNTTYIKSPFFNQTIATTSVASNQNAEKVEATQNRQTTVQTAAAQQSLKTEVECDSTTKSQWKKSKSTPALQGLYKQDAKAGSGKKKGQLSQAETERLQILEEMRKKTPLLTDNSWIRQRNASINKEPITVGTSIRRYESLDNLHSTSSSWFRQSYSSSLSNRPHSALGNTGSYRSGRSSLGPDSAIFSTGLKQSSLFASNYPTPPTTAMPEPSGPKSCRNSQQRGRLVSGRRMCSRCEQPLGKGAAMVIDSLELCFHIGCFKCVSCRADLGRGSESGAQVRVRHRQLFCNTCYNRIRVCSSISK, encoded by the exons ATGGAGTGGCGTCAGCAGTCTGCAGTCAGCTGCGAGCTGGCGTTCCAGGAGGCGCAGAGATGGCTTGAG gaagtgacaaaaaAGGGTTTTGGAAGTAAAAGCTTTCGAGTGGCCTTAGAGGACGGGGTCCTTCTGTGCGa TCTGATCAACAAATTGAAGCCGGGCATCATTAGACGAGTGAACAGGCTCTCCACTCCCATTGCAGGCTTG GACAACGTGAATGTGTTTCTCAAGGCTTGCGAGAAGCTAGGGCTTAATGAAGCACAGCTCTTCCATCCTGGAGATCTGCAGGATGTGTCCACCCGTGTGAACGTCAG ACATGAAGAGGAAAGCAGGAGACTGAAAAAC GTTTTGATAACTATATACTGGTTGGGGAGGAAGGCCCAGTCTGATCCGTTTTACACTGGACCGCAGCTGAATCTAAAAGCCTTTGAAGGTTTGCTGGGAACAGCATTATCTAAg GCTCTGGAGGAGTCTGTGCAGTCTAAGTCGAGTGTGAGGGACAGTGGGTACGCGGAGGGCTGGTTCTCTGACAGGGAGGATCTGTTCAGTCTGAAGCAGGCAGGCTACAGGAGAGAGGACTCGGTCGAGAGCCTGGACTCAGTGGAGTCTCACACACTTAGTGTGGCTTCAGACTGCACACTTACAGCCGGCAGTGAAG GTTGCTGTAGTGACGCAGAAGCGGAGCATTGCTTCAGGATGGCAGAAGGCAGTAAAAGTGATGCCCCCATCAGGGAAAGAGTGCATGTCCCATCTgccctgaggaagaaaaggcaggAATACCAGCAGGGAAGCAGGAGTTATGCAGTCAACCTCACTAG ATTTCCCATGAGACACTCTCGGTACACAGG AAGCAAATCTATGGGTGACATCCCACTGGAGCCCATTCCACAGGAGTCTGACACCTGCTTCAGTTTTGACCAGCTGGAGTCACAGCACAGTCACCAGAGGTCTGTCGGAGAGGTGACCCTTGACCCCTCAGCCATACGGAGAGTTCAGCACGAGCAGTTACAGAGCTTCCGGGACAGAATAAAGGAAGGTGAAGCCAAGTGGCATGAG GATCTGAACAGGTGGAAGAGCCGGCGGCGGAGTGCAAACTTTAACCTCCACAAGAAGTTTGAGGAGAGGGAGCAGATTGAACTGATCAGCAGTGGGGGAGGAACCAGTGCCATCAGGACCTCACAGCTCACAGAGGTGCCAGAGGAGAG CTCCAACATGCCTGGACCCATGCGTGATGCGGGCTCCAGTGTCAGCAGTACTGGGTGGTCCACCACCTGGGCTTCACCCCTCACGTACGGGACATCTTCTGCTCTGACCGGAGGCACTGATGCAGAGACTACTGACTCGGCTGGTAAATTCTTCACCCCTCCATCAGCTGTTGTCTCTGAACGGAGTTCACTGACCAGCCTGGCTACCATGGATCCAGAACCATACAAGCGGCAGGGTCCAGACTTCAGCTGCCGTGCAGGCCTCCTGGAGAGCTTTTATGCAGGTGGAGCACGCGTATCTGCCACTCTACCCAGAGGTTTCAGAAGGTCAGAAAGTTCCTCGCGCCTCTCCATGGGTGTCACACCACGTCCATTTGGAGCCAAACCCTCCAAAGGGTCTTCATTGCCCAGAGCATATTCA ATGGACGACTCTTATAAAAGCCTGTTCAGTGGGAACAGAGACCATTCAATCATACCCTCTTTTCTTAGTGGTCAAGGAAGGGTTACAGCCTCTGCTGACACGGGCCACTTTCGTTCAAGCACTCATCCAATCAAGAAGGAAGAGAGAAGAGATGGAAGGTTGTCAGCGCCTCCAATTAACTTGTTTGTCACTAAAGTGACTACGGCCACCTCCAATGTACaaacatctcctgttgtctctgaAACCAGGGATTTTAAG gTGGGTCAAAGTGAAATGCGAGTCTGTTTGAATCAGAAGCCAAACAGTGGGAGAGACTTTGGATTCAAGGCTCACTGGGACTCAACTGGTGCTCGTGTGAAATCTGTTCAACCTG GCGGCCCAGCAGAGTTGTGTGGTCTGCTGATGGGTGATGAGATTGTGGCACTGGGTGGATGCAGAGTGGCTGAAATGAATTATGAGCAGTTTAAGGGCAGTATGAACACAGCACATCAAAAGGGCACTTTACTGATGGACATCCGACGACATGGCCAGAATG ACTGGGGCAGTGACCAACCTTCCCTACCATACAAGAGCCATAAGACCATCAATTTGACCAGTGCCAATTCAACACTTGTAGGGCGGCCCGAGCAGTATGTCTCGATTAGCACAACCTCTCCAGTGGAGACCATGGTGAAGACACAAGTCAACGGACAGCCTGCTAAT GGAATGGTAAATGGACGTATCCAGGACAATCCAGTTTCTCTAAGAAACAAAG GTGGCTCGGAGTCTGCCATCTCTGAT CTGCAGGTTCCCTCCATCAGTACCACGTCCTCTCGCTGGTCATGGGATCATGAGGGGGAGAGGCGGAGACAGGAGAAATGGCAGATGGAACAAGAGCGCCTTCTGCAG GAGAAGTATCGCCGTGATCAGGAGAAGTTGGAGGAGGAGTGGAGGAGAGCTCAGCAGGAGCTCTATGGAGAGGAGCACAGTGGTACTGAG GAGCAGAAGTGCACTGATGTGCCATCAAATGGAAACACTACTTATATTAAATCGCCCTTCTTCAACCAAACCATTGCTACCACTTCAGTggcatccaatcagaatgcagagAAGGTGGAAGCAACACAGAACAGACAGACCACTGTGCAAACAGCAGCAGCACAGCAGTCACTAAAGACAGAAGTGGAGTGTGACTCAACCACAAAGAGTCAGTG GAAAAAGTCCAAATCTACCCCTGCACTTCAAGGCCTTTACAAACAAGATGCTAAAG CAGGAAGCGGTAAGAAGAAGGGACAGCTGTCACAGGCAGAAACGGAACGTCTGCAGATCCTGGAAGAGATGAGGAAGAAGACTCCGCTCCTCACTGACAACAGTTGGATCCGTCAGCGCAATGCTAGCATCAACAAAGAGCCCATCACTGTGGGAACATCAATCAGAAG ATATGAATCCCTGGACAACCTCCACTCAACCAGCTCCTCCTGGTTTAGGCAGTCCTACTCTTCAAGTCTCTCAAACAGGCCCCATTCTGCTTTGGGGAACACTGGCTCTTACAGGAGTGGACGCAGCAGCCTGGGCCCGGATTCAGCCATCTTCTCTACTGGTCTTAAGCAGAGCTCCTTGTTTGCCTCCAACTACCCCACTCCACCAACCACAGCTATGCCTGAGCCATCGGGCCCGAAGTCATGTCGAAACTCTCAACAACGTGGCAG GCTTGTCAGTGGCAGGCGGATGTGCTCAAGGTGTGAGCAGCCTCTGGGGAAGGGAGCTGCCATGGTCATCGATTCCCTGGAGCTCTGCTTTCACATTGGTTGCTTCAAG TGTGTCAGCTGCAGGGCTGACCTTGGAAGAGGGTCAGAGTCCGGAGCTCAGGTCAGAGTCCGACACAGACAGCTCTTCTGTAACACCTGCTACAACAGAATCAGAG TCTGTTCCTCCATCTCCAAGTGA
- the lmo7b gene encoding LIM domain only protein 7b isoform X10, translated as MEWRQQSAVSCELAFQEAQRWLEEVTKKGFGSKSFRVALEDGVLLCDLINKLKPGIIRRVNRLSTPIAGLDNVNVFLKACEKLGLNEAQLFHPGDLQDVSTRVNVRHEEESRRLKNVLITIYWLGRKAQSDPFYTGPQLNLKAFEGLLGTALSKALEESVQSKSSVRDSGYAEGWFSDREDLFSLKQAGYRREDSVESLDSVESHTLSVASDCTLTAGSEGCCSDAEAEHCFRMAEGSKSDAPIRERVHVPSALRKKRQEYQQGSRSYAVNLTRSKSMGDIPLEPIPQESDTCFSFDQLESQHSHQRSVGEVTLDPSAIRRVQHEQLQSFRDRIKEGEAKWHEDLNRWKSRRRSANFNLHKKFEEREQIELISSGGGTSAIRTSQLTEVPEESSNMPGPMRDAGSSVSSTGWSTTWASPLTYGTSSALTGGTDAETTDSAGKFFTPPSAVVSERSSLTSLATMDPEPYKRQGPDFSCRAGLLESFYAGGARVSATLPRGFRRSESSSRLSMGVTPRPFGAKPSKGSSLPRAYSMDDSYKSLFSGNRDHSIIPSFLSGQGRVTASADTGHFRSSTHPIKKEERRDGRLSAPPINLFVTKVTTATSNVQTSPVVSETRDFKVGQSEMRVCLNQKPNSGRDFGFKAHWDSTGARVKSVQPGGPAELCGLLMGDEIVALGGCRVAEMNYEQFKGSMNTAHQKGTLLMDIRRHGQNGRPEQYVSISTTSPVETMVKTQVNGQPANGMVNGRIQDNPVSLRNKGGSESAISDLQVPSISTTSSRWSWDHEGERRRQEKWQMEQERLLQEKYRRDQEKLEEEWRRAQQELYGEEHSGTEEQKCTDVPSNGNTTYIKSPFFNQTIATTSVASNQNAEKVEATQNRQTTVQTAAAQQSLKTEVECDSTTKSQCSEVSYGFAKLTVSDRKKSKSTPALQGLYKQDAKAGSGKKKGQLSQAETERLQILEEMRKKTPLLTDNSWIRQRNASINKEPITVGTSIRRYESLDNLHSTSSSWFRQSYSSSLSNRPHSALGNTGSYRSGRSSLGPDSAIFSTGLKQSSLFASNYPTPPTTAMPEPSGPKSCRNSQQRGRLVSGRRMCSRCEQPLGKGAAMVIDSLELCFHIGCFKCVSCRADLGRGSESGAQVRVRHRQLFCNTCYNRIRVCSSISK; from the exons ATGGAGTGGCGTCAGCAGTCTGCAGTCAGCTGCGAGCTGGCGTTCCAGGAGGCGCAGAGATGGCTTGAG gaagtgacaaaaaAGGGTTTTGGAAGTAAAAGCTTTCGAGTGGCCTTAGAGGACGGGGTCCTTCTGTGCGa TCTGATCAACAAATTGAAGCCGGGCATCATTAGACGAGTGAACAGGCTCTCCACTCCCATTGCAGGCTTG GACAACGTGAATGTGTTTCTCAAGGCTTGCGAGAAGCTAGGGCTTAATGAAGCACAGCTCTTCCATCCTGGAGATCTGCAGGATGTGTCCACCCGTGTGAACGTCAG ACATGAAGAGGAAAGCAGGAGACTGAAAAAC GTTTTGATAACTATATACTGGTTGGGGAGGAAGGCCCAGTCTGATCCGTTTTACACTGGACCGCAGCTGAATCTAAAAGCCTTTGAAGGTTTGCTGGGAACAGCATTATCTAAg GCTCTGGAGGAGTCTGTGCAGTCTAAGTCGAGTGTGAGGGACAGTGGGTACGCGGAGGGCTGGTTCTCTGACAGGGAGGATCTGTTCAGTCTGAAGCAGGCAGGCTACAGGAGAGAGGACTCGGTCGAGAGCCTGGACTCAGTGGAGTCTCACACACTTAGTGTGGCTTCAGACTGCACACTTACAGCCGGCAGTGAAG GTTGCTGTAGTGACGCAGAAGCGGAGCATTGCTTCAGGATGGCAGAAGGCAGTAAAAGTGATGCCCCCATCAGGGAAAGAGTGCATGTCCCATCTgccctgaggaagaaaaggcaggAATACCAGCAGGGAAGCAGGAGTTATGCAGTCAACCTCACTAG AAGCAAATCTATGGGTGACATCCCACTGGAGCCCATTCCACAGGAGTCTGACACCTGCTTCAGTTTTGACCAGCTGGAGTCACAGCACAGTCACCAGAGGTCTGTCGGAGAGGTGACCCTTGACCCCTCAGCCATACGGAGAGTTCAGCACGAGCAGTTACAGAGCTTCCGGGACAGAATAAAGGAAGGTGAAGCCAAGTGGCATGAG GATCTGAACAGGTGGAAGAGCCGGCGGCGGAGTGCAAACTTTAACCTCCACAAGAAGTTTGAGGAGAGGGAGCAGATTGAACTGATCAGCAGTGGGGGAGGAACCAGTGCCATCAGGACCTCACAGCTCACAGAGGTGCCAGAGGAGAG CTCCAACATGCCTGGACCCATGCGTGATGCGGGCTCCAGTGTCAGCAGTACTGGGTGGTCCACCACCTGGGCTTCACCCCTCACGTACGGGACATCTTCTGCTCTGACCGGAGGCACTGATGCAGAGACTACTGACTCGGCTGGTAAATTCTTCACCCCTCCATCAGCTGTTGTCTCTGAACGGAGTTCACTGACCAGCCTGGCTACCATGGATCCAGAACCATACAAGCGGCAGGGTCCAGACTTCAGCTGCCGTGCAGGCCTCCTGGAGAGCTTTTATGCAGGTGGAGCACGCGTATCTGCCACTCTACCCAGAGGTTTCAGAAGGTCAGAAAGTTCCTCGCGCCTCTCCATGGGTGTCACACCACGTCCATTTGGAGCCAAACCCTCCAAAGGGTCTTCATTGCCCAGAGCATATTCA ATGGACGACTCTTATAAAAGCCTGTTCAGTGGGAACAGAGACCATTCAATCATACCCTCTTTTCTTAGTGGTCAAGGAAGGGTTACAGCCTCTGCTGACACGGGCCACTTTCGTTCAAGCACTCATCCAATCAAGAAGGAAGAGAGAAGAGATGGAAGGTTGTCAGCGCCTCCAATTAACTTGTTTGTCACTAAAGTGACTACGGCCACCTCCAATGTACaaacatctcctgttgtctctgaAACCAGGGATTTTAAG gTGGGTCAAAGTGAAATGCGAGTCTGTTTGAATCAGAAGCCAAACAGTGGGAGAGACTTTGGATTCAAGGCTCACTGGGACTCAACTGGTGCTCGTGTGAAATCTGTTCAACCTG GCGGCCCAGCAGAGTTGTGTGGTCTGCTGATGGGTGATGAGATTGTGGCACTGGGTGGATGCAGAGTGGCTGAAATGAATTATGAGCAGTTTAAGGGCAGTATGAACACAGCACATCAAAAGGGCACTTTACTGATGGACATCCGACGACATGGCCAGAATG GGCGGCCCGAGCAGTATGTCTCGATTAGCACAACCTCTCCAGTGGAGACCATGGTGAAGACACAAGTCAACGGACAGCCTGCTAAT GGAATGGTAAATGGACGTATCCAGGACAATCCAGTTTCTCTAAGAAACAAAG GTGGCTCGGAGTCTGCCATCTCTGAT CTGCAGGTTCCCTCCATCAGTACCACGTCCTCTCGCTGGTCATGGGATCATGAGGGGGAGAGGCGGAGACAGGAGAAATGGCAGATGGAACAAGAGCGCCTTCTGCAG GAGAAGTATCGCCGTGATCAGGAGAAGTTGGAGGAGGAGTGGAGGAGAGCTCAGCAGGAGCTCTATGGAGAGGAGCACAGTGGTACTGAG GAGCAGAAGTGCACTGATGTGCCATCAAATGGAAACACTACTTATATTAAATCGCCCTTCTTCAACCAAACCATTGCTACCACTTCAGTggcatccaatcagaatgcagagAAGGTGGAAGCAACACAGAACAGACAGACCACTGTGCAAACAGCAGCAGCACAGCAGTCACTAAAGACAGAAGTGGAGTGTGACTCAACCACAAAGAGTCAGTG CTCCGAGGTGTCCTACGGGTTTGCCAAGCTTACGGTTTCAGACAG GAAAAAGTCCAAATCTACCCCTGCACTTCAAGGCCTTTACAAACAAGATGCTAAAG CAGGAAGCGGTAAGAAGAAGGGACAGCTGTCACAGGCAGAAACGGAACGTCTGCAGATCCTGGAAGAGATGAGGAAGAAGACTCCGCTCCTCACTGACAACAGTTGGATCCGTCAGCGCAATGCTAGCATCAACAAAGAGCCCATCACTGTGGGAACATCAATCAGAAG ATATGAATCCCTGGACAACCTCCACTCAACCAGCTCCTCCTGGTTTAGGCAGTCCTACTCTTCAAGTCTCTCAAACAGGCCCCATTCTGCTTTGGGGAACACTGGCTCTTACAGGAGTGGACGCAGCAGCCTGGGCCCGGATTCAGCCATCTTCTCTACTGGTCTTAAGCAGAGCTCCTTGTTTGCCTCCAACTACCCCACTCCACCAACCACAGCTATGCCTGAGCCATCGGGCCCGAAGTCATGTCGAAACTCTCAACAACGTGGCAG GCTTGTCAGTGGCAGGCGGATGTGCTCAAGGTGTGAGCAGCCTCTGGGGAAGGGAGCTGCCATGGTCATCGATTCCCTGGAGCTCTGCTTTCACATTGGTTGCTTCAAG TGTGTCAGCTGCAGGGCTGACCTTGGAAGAGGGTCAGAGTCCGGAGCTCAGGTCAGAGTCCGACACAGACAGCTCTTCTGTAACACCTGCTACAACAGAATCAGAG TCTGTTCCTCCATCTCCAAGTGA
- the lmo7b gene encoding LIM domain only protein 7b isoform X2 produces the protein MEWRQQSAVSCELAFQEAQRWLEEVTKKGFGSKSFRVALEDGVLLCDLINKLKPGIIRRVNRLSTPIAGLDNVNVFLKACEKLGLNEAQLFHPGDLQDVSTRVNVRHEEESRRLKNVLITIYWLGRKAQSDPFYTGPQLNLKAFEGLLGTALSKALEESVQSKSSVRDSGYAEGWFSDREDLFSLKQAGYRREDSVESLDSVESHTLSVASDCTLTAGSEGCCSDAEAEHCFRMAEGSKSDAPIRERVHVPSALRKKRQEYQQGSRSYAVNLTRFPMRHSRYTGSKSMGDIPLEPIPQESDTCFSFDQLESQHSHQRSVGEVTLDPSAIRRVQHEQLQSFRDRIKEGEAKWHEDLNRWKSRRRSANFNLHKKFEEREQIELISSGGGTSAIRTSQLTEVPEESSNMPGPMRDAGSSVSSTGWSTTWASPLTYGTSSALTGGTDAETTDSAGKFFTPPSAVVSERSSLTSLATMDPEPYKRQGPDFSCRAGLLESFYAGGARVSATLPRGFRRSESSSRLSMGVTPRPFGAKPSKGSSLPRAYSMDDSYKSLFSGNRDHSIIPSFLSGQGRVTASADTGHFRSSTHPIKKEERRDGRLSAPPINLFVTKVTTATSNVQTSPVVSETRDFKVGQSEMRVCLNQKPNSGRDFGFKAHWDSTGARVKSVQPGGPAELCGLLMGDEIVALGGCRVAEMNYEQFKGSMNTAHQKGTLLMDIRRHGQNDWGSDQPSLPYKSHKTINLTSANSTLVGRPEQYVSISTTSPVETMVKTQVNGQPANGMVNGRIQDNPVSLRNKGGSESAISDLQVPSISTTSSRWSWDHEGERRRQEKWQMEQERLLQEKYRRDQEKLEEEWRRAQQELYGEEHSGTEEQKCTDVPSNGNTTYIKSPFFNQTIATTSVASNQNAEKVEATQNRQTTVQTAAAQQSLKTEVECDSTTKSQCSEVSYGFAKLTVSDRKKSKSTPALQGLYKQDAKGSGKKKGQLSQAETERLQILEEMRKKTPLLTDNSWIRQRNASINKEPITVGTSIRRYESLDNLHSTSSSWFRQSYSSSLSNRPHSALGNTGSYRSGRSSLGPDSAIFSTGLKQSSLFASNYPTPPTTAMPEPSGPKSCRNSQQRGRLVSGRRMCSRCEQPLGKGAAMVIDSLELCFHIGCFKCVSCRADLGRGSESGAQVRVRHRQLFCNTCYNRIRVCSSISK, from the exons ATGGAGTGGCGTCAGCAGTCTGCAGTCAGCTGCGAGCTGGCGTTCCAGGAGGCGCAGAGATGGCTTGAG gaagtgacaaaaaAGGGTTTTGGAAGTAAAAGCTTTCGAGTGGCCTTAGAGGACGGGGTCCTTCTGTGCGa TCTGATCAACAAATTGAAGCCGGGCATCATTAGACGAGTGAACAGGCTCTCCACTCCCATTGCAGGCTTG GACAACGTGAATGTGTTTCTCAAGGCTTGCGAGAAGCTAGGGCTTAATGAAGCACAGCTCTTCCATCCTGGAGATCTGCAGGATGTGTCCACCCGTGTGAACGTCAG ACATGAAGAGGAAAGCAGGAGACTGAAAAAC GTTTTGATAACTATATACTGGTTGGGGAGGAAGGCCCAGTCTGATCCGTTTTACACTGGACCGCAGCTGAATCTAAAAGCCTTTGAAGGTTTGCTGGGAACAGCATTATCTAAg GCTCTGGAGGAGTCTGTGCAGTCTAAGTCGAGTGTGAGGGACAGTGGGTACGCGGAGGGCTGGTTCTCTGACAGGGAGGATCTGTTCAGTCTGAAGCAGGCAGGCTACAGGAGAGAGGACTCGGTCGAGAGCCTGGACTCAGTGGAGTCTCACACACTTAGTGTGGCTTCAGACTGCACACTTACAGCCGGCAGTGAAG GTTGCTGTAGTGACGCAGAAGCGGAGCATTGCTTCAGGATGGCAGAAGGCAGTAAAAGTGATGCCCCCATCAGGGAAAGAGTGCATGTCCCATCTgccctgaggaagaaaaggcaggAATACCAGCAGGGAAGCAGGAGTTATGCAGTCAACCTCACTAG ATTTCCCATGAGACACTCTCGGTACACAGG AAGCAAATCTATGGGTGACATCCCACTGGAGCCCATTCCACAGGAGTCTGACACCTGCTTCAGTTTTGACCAGCTGGAGTCACAGCACAGTCACCAGAGGTCTGTCGGAGAGGTGACCCTTGACCCCTCAGCCATACGGAGAGTTCAGCACGAGCAGTTACAGAGCTTCCGGGACAGAATAAAGGAAGGTGAAGCCAAGTGGCATGAG GATCTGAACAGGTGGAAGAGCCGGCGGCGGAGTGCAAACTTTAACCTCCACAAGAAGTTTGAGGAGAGGGAGCAGATTGAACTGATCAGCAGTGGGGGAGGAACCAGTGCCATCAGGACCTCACAGCTCACAGAGGTGCCAGAGGAGAG CTCCAACATGCCTGGACCCATGCGTGATGCGGGCTCCAGTGTCAGCAGTACTGGGTGGTCCACCACCTGGGCTTCACCCCTCACGTACGGGACATCTTCTGCTCTGACCGGAGGCACTGATGCAGAGACTACTGACTCGGCTGGTAAATTCTTCACCCCTCCATCAGCTGTTGTCTCTGAACGGAGTTCACTGACCAGCCTGGCTACCATGGATCCAGAACCATACAAGCGGCAGGGTCCAGACTTCAGCTGCCGTGCAGGCCTCCTGGAGAGCTTTTATGCAGGTGGAGCACGCGTATCTGCCACTCTACCCAGAGGTTTCAGAAGGTCAGAAAGTTCCTCGCGCCTCTCCATGGGTGTCACACCACGTCCATTTGGAGCCAAACCCTCCAAAGGGTCTTCATTGCCCAGAGCATATTCA ATGGACGACTCTTATAAAAGCCTGTTCAGTGGGAACAGAGACCATTCAATCATACCCTCTTTTCTTAGTGGTCAAGGAAGGGTTACAGCCTCTGCTGACACGGGCCACTTTCGTTCAAGCACTCATCCAATCAAGAAGGAAGAGAGAAGAGATGGAAGGTTGTCAGCGCCTCCAATTAACTTGTTTGTCACTAAAGTGACTACGGCCACCTCCAATGTACaaacatctcctgttgtctctgaAACCAGGGATTTTAAG gTGGGTCAAAGTGAAATGCGAGTCTGTTTGAATCAGAAGCCAAACAGTGGGAGAGACTTTGGATTCAAGGCTCACTGGGACTCAACTGGTGCTCGTGTGAAATCTGTTCAACCTG GCGGCCCAGCAGAGTTGTGTGGTCTGCTGATGGGTGATGAGATTGTGGCACTGGGTGGATGCAGAGTGGCTGAAATGAATTATGAGCAGTTTAAGGGCAGTATGAACACAGCACATCAAAAGGGCACTTTACTGATGGACATCCGACGACATGGCCAGAATG ACTGGGGCAGTGACCAACCTTCCCTACCATACAAGAGCCATAAGACCATCAATTTGACCAGTGCCAATTCAACACTTGTAGGGCGGCCCGAGCAGTATGTCTCGATTAGCACAACCTCTCCAGTGGAGACCATGGTGAAGACACAAGTCAACGGACAGCCTGCTAAT GGAATGGTAAATGGACGTATCCAGGACAATCCAGTTTCTCTAAGAAACAAAG GTGGCTCGGAGTCTGCCATCTCTGAT CTGCAGGTTCCCTCCATCAGTACCACGTCCTCTCGCTGGTCATGGGATCATGAGGGGGAGAGGCGGAGACAGGAGAAATGGCAGATGGAACAAGAGCGCCTTCTGCAG GAGAAGTATCGCCGTGATCAGGAGAAGTTGGAGGAGGAGTGGAGGAGAGCTCAGCAGGAGCTCTATGGAGAGGAGCACAGTGGTACTGAG GAGCAGAAGTGCACTGATGTGCCATCAAATGGAAACACTACTTATATTAAATCGCCCTTCTTCAACCAAACCATTGCTACCACTTCAGTggcatccaatcagaatgcagagAAGGTGGAAGCAACACAGAACAGACAGACCACTGTGCAAACAGCAGCAGCACAGCAGTCACTAAAGACAGAAGTGGAGTGTGACTCAACCACAAAGAGTCAGTG CTCCGAGGTGTCCTACGGGTTTGCCAAGCTTACGGTTTCAGACAG GAAAAAGTCCAAATCTACCCCTGCACTTCAAGGCCTTTACAAACAAGATGCTAAAG GAAGCGGTAAGAAGAAGGGACAGCTGTCACAGGCAGAAACGGAACGTCTGCAGATCCTGGAAGAGATGAGGAAGAAGACTCCGCTCCTCACTGACAACAGTTGGATCCGTCAGCGCAATGCTAGCATCAACAAAGAGCCCATCACTGTGGGAACATCAATCAGAAG ATATGAATCCCTGGACAACCTCCACTCAACCAGCTCCTCCTGGTTTAGGCAGTCCTACTCTTCAAGTCTCTCAAACAGGCCCCATTCTGCTTTGGGGAACACTGGCTCTTACAGGAGTGGACGCAGCAGCCTGGGCCCGGATTCAGCCATCTTCTCTACTGGTCTTAAGCAGAGCTCCTTGTTTGCCTCCAACTACCCCACTCCACCAACCACAGCTATGCCTGAGCCATCGGGCCCGAAGTCATGTCGAAACTCTCAACAACGTGGCAG GCTTGTCAGTGGCAGGCGGATGTGCTCAAGGTGTGAGCAGCCTCTGGGGAAGGGAGCTGCCATGGTCATCGATTCCCTGGAGCTCTGCTTTCACATTGGTTGCTTCAAG TGTGTCAGCTGCAGGGCTGACCTTGGAAGAGGGTCAGAGTCCGGAGCTCAGGTCAGAGTCCGACACAGACAGCTCTTCTGTAACACCTGCTACAACAGAATCAGAG TCTGTTCCTCCATCTCCAAGTGA